A stretch of the Marivirga tractuosa DSM 4126 genome encodes the following:
- a CDS encoding LacI family DNA-binding transcriptional regulator, whose product MKKANITIKDIAKELGVSPSTVSRALKDHPDISSNTKKQINDLAQKLNYQPNTVALSLRQSKTNTLGVIIPEIAHFFFSAVISGIEDIAHDAGYHVIITQSNESFEREVMNTKALFNSRVDGILMSVSRETENYDHLQSLLDYDIPLVFFDRIIDSLNACKVIVNDEQGAYEATTHLIEQGCYRIAHLAGPQNLAISKNRLNGYKAALADNRYMIDDNLIKVCGLGTFEEAESITNEILDYRFPPDAIFANNDVAAYGAMMAIRKKKLRIPEDIAIVGFSNWRFSSLIQPALSSVTQPGFKMGQEATRLLMKQINKADDEESITETISLKTNLVVRESSKKI is encoded by the coding sequence ATGAAAAAAGCTAATATTACCATCAAAGACATAGCAAAGGAATTAGGAGTCTCTCCTTCTACCGTCTCACGTGCATTGAAAGACCATCCTGATATTAGTTCTAATACAAAAAAACAAATCAATGATTTAGCTCAAAAGCTTAATTATCAACCCAATACAGTAGCATTAAGTCTTCGGCAAAGCAAAACCAACACCTTGGGCGTTATCATACCAGAAATTGCTCACTTCTTCTTTTCTGCTGTAATTAGTGGGATAGAAGATATTGCGCATGATGCAGGATATCATGTCATCATCACTCAATCAAATGAATCTTTCGAAAGAGAGGTTATGAATACCAAAGCACTCTTCAATTCTCGTGTAGATGGCATTCTGATGTCTGTTTCAAGAGAAACTGAGAATTACGATCATCTGCAAAGTTTGCTGGATTATGATATTCCCTTAGTGTTTTTTGACCGAATAATTGATTCGCTCAATGCTTGTAAAGTAATTGTAAATGATGAACAAGGTGCTTATGAAGCCACAACACACCTCATTGAGCAAGGTTGCTACAGAATTGCTCATTTGGCCGGCCCACAAAATTTAGCAATCAGTAAAAACAGGTTGAATGGATATAAAGCTGCCTTGGCCGATAATCGATATATGATTGACGACAACCTCATTAAAGTCTGTGGACTAGGTACTTTTGAAGAAGCAGAATCCATTACCAATGAAATTTTAGATTATCGCTTTCCGCCTGACGCAATATTTGCCAATAATGATGTGGCGGCATATGGTGCCATGATGGCCATCAGAAAGAAAAAATTAAGAATCCCTGAGGATATTGCCATTGTAGGCTTTAGTAATTGGCGATTTTCAAGTTTAATCCAGCCTGCTTTATCATCTGTTACACAGCCCGGCTTTAAAATGGGACAAGAAGCAACTCGTTTATTAATGAAGCAAATCAACAAAGCTGATGATGAAGAAAGCATAACGGAAACCATCTCCTTGAAAACCAATTTGGTGGTGAGGGAGTCTTCTAAAAAGATCTAA
- a CDS encoding KpsF/GutQ family sugar-phosphate isomerase: MSRILESAKETIAIEAKSIKDLESILTPDFEQAVHAIMESKGKLIVTGMGKSGIIGKKIAATFSSTGTPSYFLHPGEAYHGDLGLIQEDDIVMAISNSGETDELLKIIPFFLRNGNKIIGVSGNPESTLAKNTHFHLNVHVEQEACPLDLAPTSSTTATLVMGDALAVALMKERDFKPEHFALFHPGGSLGRRLLMTVKDVMRSSDLPVIDSHSDMDVVIHSISNGRLGLAIIEENGELVGVITDGDLRRGMNAQKESFLSLKAKDIMTKSPISIDKEMKLKKAEEMMMECKINTLLVVENQKCVGVLQVYDL; this comes from the coding sequence ATGAGCCGGATTTTAGAATCAGCCAAAGAAACCATTGCTATTGAAGCTAAATCTATTAAAGATTTAGAGAGCATACTTACGCCAGACTTTGAACAAGCAGTTCATGCCATTATGGAAAGTAAAGGCAAGCTTATTGTGACGGGCATGGGTAAATCTGGTATAATAGGAAAAAAGATTGCGGCTACCTTTTCAAGTACAGGCACACCAAGCTATTTCCTTCATCCGGGAGAGGCCTATCATGGTGACTTAGGTTTAATTCAAGAAGATGATATTGTAATGGCGATATCAAATTCGGGAGAAACGGACGAATTATTAAAAATCATACCTTTTTTCCTGCGTAATGGCAATAAGATTATTGGTGTAAGTGGAAATCCTGAATCCACATTGGCTAAAAATACTCATTTTCATTTAAATGTACATGTAGAGCAAGAGGCTTGCCCACTAGATTTGGCGCCTACTTCCTCAACCACGGCTACTTTGGTTATGGGAGATGCATTAGCAGTTGCTTTAATGAAAGAGCGTGATTTTAAACCCGAACATTTTGCACTTTTCCACCCCGGTGGGTCATTGGGAAGAAGGTTGTTAATGACCGTGAAAGATGTAATGCGTTCATCAGATTTGCCTGTAATTGATTCTCACAGTGATATGGATGTGGTAATTCATAGCATTTCAAATGGCAGATTAGGCCTTGCCATAATTGAAGAAAATGGAGAATTAGTTGGTGTTATTACTGATGGTGATTTGAGAAGAGGCATGAATGCTCAAAAAGAATCATTCTTAAGTCTTAAAGCCAAAGACATCATGACAAAATCACCTATTTCCATTGATAAAGAGATGAAGTTGAAAAAGGCGGAAGAAATGATGATGGAGTGTAAAATCAATACGCTATTGGTAGTTGAAAACCAAAAATGCGTGGGAGTGTTGCAGGTTTACGATTTGTGA
- the kdsA gene encoding 3-deoxy-8-phosphooctulonate synthase, with the protein MSQELYQKLTSDKPFFIVGPCVMESMDLLHKVAKELVSIKDELGVEIIFKSSFDKANRTSASAKRGPGLEEGKEWLKEIKTTYNLPVTTDVHESYQPKLLEEVVDIMQIPAFLCRQTDLLLAAAETGKIVNIKKAQFLSGEDMLYPSQKVVQAGNKQVMLTERGNMYGYNNLVVDFRNIPDMLQLGFPVVMDCTHSVQRPGGAGGKTGGNREFVPGMALAAKAFGANGYFLETHPNPEEAWSDGPNQLYLKDLRDLIKKLV; encoded by the coding sequence ATGTCGCAAGAATTATATCAAAAATTAACTTCAGATAAACCTTTTTTCATTGTTGGGCCATGCGTGATGGAAAGTATGGATTTACTTCATAAAGTAGCTAAAGAATTGGTCAGTATTAAGGATGAATTAGGGGTGGAAATAATCTTTAAATCCTCTTTTGATAAAGCTAATCGCACTTCGGCATCAGCTAAGCGTGGGCCTGGTTTGGAAGAAGGAAAAGAATGGTTAAAAGAAATTAAAACCACTTATAACCTTCCAGTGACAACAGATGTGCATGAATCTTACCAACCTAAATTATTGGAAGAAGTGGTGGATATCATGCAGATCCCTGCCTTTTTGTGCCGTCAAACGGATTTATTATTAGCTGCTGCAGAAACTGGAAAGATTGTAAATATCAAGAAAGCACAATTTTTATCGGGTGAAGACATGCTTTACCCAAGCCAAAAAGTGGTTCAAGCAGGCAACAAGCAAGTGATGTTAACTGAACGTGGAAATATGTACGGTTATAATAACTTGGTTGTGGATTTCAGAAATATTCCAGATATGTTGCAGCTCGGGTTTCCTGTTGTAATGGACTGCACTCATTCAGTTCAGCGTCCTGGTGGAGCAGGAGGGAAAACTGGAGGAAATAGAGAATTTGTACCGGGAATGGCCTTGGCAGCAAAAGCCTTTGGAGCAAATGGTTATTTCTTAGAAACACATCCGAATCCTGAAGAAGCGTGGAGTGACGGGCCTAACCAATTGTATTTAAAAGATTTAAGAGATTTAATTAAAAAACTAGTTTAA
- a CDS encoding glycoside hydrolase family 31 protein, with translation MISSQTINKSNLNLHCGKIEAYKRNAYGISGKTENAFFRISVVQKGIFKIHLSLTEEFDEHSYAVISKPVGIDFSILDANGHLELKTEALTLEIKKDPFTTIFKDHDGNIINEDDHALGTSWLGEQVTTYKKLQEGERFIGLGEKTGPLDRKGTGYQNWNTDHFGYPPDSDPLYCTTPFYIGIHQGLSYGIYLDNSHKTHFNFGASNRRFSSFSADQGDMAYYFIHEESIEEIISSYTDLTGRMELPPIWSLGYQQCRYSYKPDKEVLSIAKFFREKEIPADVIVLDIHHMEQYKIFTWDGKDFPNPKQMIDKLEEMGFKVVVICDPGIKIEEGYDAYDSGTKEDVFIKYPDGEYYEGEVWPGWCHFPDFTKPTVRTWWQDKLKAYTDLGILGLWNDMNEIATWGQYLPDLMEFDYEGDKASTRKARNVYGMQMARSTYEGAKQNSPNKRVFNLTRAGFSGIQRYAAVWTGDNVADDEHMLLGVRLVNSLGLAGVAFSGYDIGGFAGDADSQLFARWISIGAFAPFFRGHSMINSRDSEPWAYGEEVEEISRNYINLRYKMMPYIYSAFYKAHEKGIPVARSLAIYHPHDEKIYHSLYENQYFFGPDIMVAPVASKVNLAKVYFPEGEWYDLFDDTFYRGNQEVIVECPIERLPVFVRASAIIPMQDKLENLSQNQNDCLHLHIYGGQEENRYEYYEDDGESFNHVSGEFYKRTIEFIPEKRQLLLHAKEGDYNSQYQKIQLFFHGFEGKINGKIQVNQQTIPLEKADFNFVDQISNFDPLPENERINLKVHDLPNAIFNMDDDKIEIKW, from the coding sequence ATGATAAGTTCACAAACCATAAATAAATCAAACCTTAACCTACACTGCGGGAAGATTGAAGCCTATAAACGCAATGCATACGGCATTTCGGGTAAAACAGAAAATGCATTTTTTCGAATATCAGTGGTTCAAAAAGGTATTTTTAAGATACACCTAAGCCTTACAGAAGAATTTGATGAGCATTCTTACGCTGTAATTTCCAAGCCTGTCGGGATTGATTTTTCTATTTTGGATGCAAATGGCCATTTAGAGCTTAAAACCGAAGCTTTAACGTTAGAGATTAAAAAAGATCCATTTACTACAATTTTTAAGGATCATGACGGGAATATTATTAATGAGGATGATCATGCCTTGGGAACTTCTTGGTTGGGCGAACAAGTAACCACATATAAAAAACTTCAAGAAGGTGAAAGATTTATTGGTTTAGGAGAAAAAACCGGCCCATTGGATAGAAAAGGAACCGGTTACCAAAACTGGAATACTGATCATTTTGGATATCCGCCTGATAGTGATCCATTATATTGTACTACTCCTTTTTATATTGGAATTCACCAAGGTCTTTCATATGGAATATATTTAGACAATTCTCATAAAACGCATTTCAATTTTGGAGCCTCCAATAGACGGTTTTCTAGTTTTTCTGCCGATCAAGGTGATATGGCCTATTATTTCATTCATGAAGAGAGCATTGAAGAAATCATCAGTTCCTATACCGACCTAACCGGAAGAATGGAACTCCCTCCTATTTGGAGTTTGGGCTATCAGCAATGTCGATACAGTTACAAACCTGATAAGGAAGTCTTAAGTATAGCCAAATTTTTCAGGGAAAAAGAAATTCCAGCTGATGTAATTGTATTGGACATCCATCATATGGAGCAATACAAAATCTTCACATGGGATGGCAAAGATTTCCCTAATCCCAAGCAAATGATTGACAAGCTGGAAGAAATGGGCTTCAAAGTGGTCGTAATCTGTGACCCAGGTATTAAAATAGAAGAAGGATATGATGCCTATGATTCTGGCACAAAAGAAGACGTTTTTATCAAATATCCTGATGGTGAATATTATGAAGGAGAGGTTTGGCCAGGATGGTGTCATTTCCCTGATTTTACCAAGCCTACAGTAAGAACTTGGTGGCAAGATAAATTGAAAGCCTATACTGATTTAGGAATTCTTGGACTATGGAATGACATGAACGAAATCGCTACTTGGGGGCAATATTTACCTGATTTAATGGAATTTGATTACGAAGGAGATAAAGCCTCAACCCGAAAAGCCCGTAACGTTTACGGAATGCAAATGGCGAGAAGCACTTACGAAGGTGCAAAGCAAAATTCTCCTAATAAAAGAGTTTTTAACTTAACTAGAGCAGGGTTCTCAGGAATTCAACGTTATGCAGCCGTCTGGACAGGTGATAACGTTGCTGATGATGAGCACATGTTATTAGGAGTTCGACTAGTCAATAGCTTAGGTTTGGCAGGCGTAGCATTTTCAGGATATGACATTGGTGGTTTTGCAGGAGATGCAGATAGTCAACTCTTTGCCAGATGGATTTCAATAGGCGCATTTGCTCCTTTTTTCAGGGGGCACAGCATGATTAATAGTCGGGATTCAGAACCATGGGCTTATGGTGAAGAAGTGGAGGAAATCTCGAGAAACTACATCAATCTTCGCTACAAAATGATGCCTTATATCTATTCTGCATTTTATAAAGCGCACGAAAAAGGAATCCCAGTTGCTAGAAGTTTGGCAATTTACCATCCACACGATGAGAAAATCTATCATTCTTTATATGAAAACCAATATTTCTTTGGGCCTGACATTATGGTTGCTCCTGTTGCAAGTAAAGTAAATTTAGCTAAGGTCTATTTTCCTGAGGGTGAATGGTATGATTTATTTGACGATACTTTTTATAGAGGAAATCAAGAAGTAATAGTAGAATGCCCAATTGAAAGACTACCCGTTTTTGTGAGAGCTTCGGCAATAATCCCCATGCAAGACAAATTGGAAAACTTAAGCCAAAATCAGAATGATTGCCTTCATTTACATATCTACGGTGGACAAGAAGAAAATAGATATGAATATTATGAAGATGATGGAGAATCATTTAATCATGTGAGTGGAGAGTTCTACAAAAGAACTATTGAGTTTATCCCTGAAAAGAGGCAATTGCTATTACACGCTAAAGAAGGGGACTATAATTCTCAATATCAAAAAATTCAATTGTTCTTTCACGGATTTGAAGGTAAAATAAACGGTAAAATCCAGGTGAATCAACAAACTATTCCATTGGAAAAGGCAGATTTCAATTTCGTTGACCAGATTTCCAATTTCGATCCTTTACCTGAGAATGAGAGAATCAATCTAAAAGTACATGATTTGCCAAATGCAATTTTCAATATGGATGATGATAAGATTGAAATCAAATGGTAA
- a CDS encoding alpha-amylase family glycosyl hydrolase, producing the protein MNKYFLSILIIALAFNYSCNPKQEKDQQKKILLYPEKAKDMNIYEVNIRQYTPEGTIKAFIPHIDRLKNMGVDILWIMPVQPIGEKNRKEPLGSYYSIKDYTAINPNFGTLEDFNKLVKTAHENEMIVLLDWVANHTAYDHPWAEEHPEFYNLDSLGQLQSPVADWTDVADLNYENKDLHQAMINEMKWWITEADIDGFRCDMAGMVPNNFWDKAIDSLEATKDVFMLAEWEEPKIHDAGFDMSYGWELHHMLNDIANGKANADSVVAYLKKDAEKYDSTAFRMYFTTNHDENSWAGTVFERMGDAYQALAVLTATIPGMPLIYSGQEAGLDKRLPFFNKDSIDWSNLEYEDFYSQLLMLKKNNPALWNGAYGGNFTEINKEQNSSEILAFSRKKDNNEVLVILNLSDSIQSFKIDKRFTGITYQKASNSAMTVTFDDQQQPLAFDPWSYMILTKNSLNTK; encoded by the coding sequence ATGAACAAATATTTCTTAAGCATTTTAATAATAGCGCTAGCTTTCAATTACTCTTGTAATCCCAAGCAAGAAAAAGATCAGCAGAAAAAGATATTGTTATATCCTGAAAAAGCTAAGGATATGAATATCTATGAAGTCAATATTAGGCAATACACACCTGAAGGAACTATCAAAGCCTTTATTCCGCATATTGATCGATTAAAGAATATGGGAGTAGATATATTATGGATAATGCCAGTTCAGCCCATTGGCGAAAAGAACAGAAAAGAACCTTTGGGCAGCTACTACTCCATTAAGGATTACACTGCTATAAATCCAAATTTTGGCACATTAGAAGATTTTAACAAACTAGTCAAAACAGCTCATGAAAATGAGATGATCGTACTATTGGATTGGGTAGCCAACCATACTGCTTATGACCATCCTTGGGCAGAAGAACACCCAGAATTTTACAATTTAGATTCTTTAGGTCAGCTTCAATCTCCAGTTGCAGACTGGACTGATGTTGCTGATCTCAATTATGAAAACAAAGATTTACACCAAGCCATGATTAATGAAATGAAATGGTGGATAACTGAAGCTGATATTGACGGCTTCAGGTGTGACATGGCAGGCATGGTGCCCAATAATTTTTGGGACAAAGCGATTGACAGCCTAGAAGCTACAAAAGATGTCTTTATGCTAGCTGAGTGGGAAGAGCCTAAAATACATGATGCAGGATTTGATATGTCATATGGATGGGAATTACACCATATGTTAAATGACATAGCAAATGGTAAAGCAAATGCTGATTCTGTAGTGGCTTATCTAAAAAAAGATGCTGAAAAATATGATTCAACAGCTTTTAGAATGTACTTCACAACGAATCATGATGAAAACAGCTGGGCTGGAACTGTATTTGAAAGAATGGGGGATGCTTACCAGGCACTTGCAGTTTTAACTGCTACTATTCCTGGAATGCCTTTGATTTATAGCGGACAAGAGGCAGGATTAGACAAAAGATTGCCATTTTTTAATAAAGACAGTATTGATTGGTCAAATCTTGAATATGAGGACTTTTACAGTCAATTATTAATGCTTAAGAAAAATAATCCAGCCTTGTGGAATGGAGCTTATGGTGGAAATTTCACTGAAATAAACAAGGAGCAAAACTCTTCAGAAATTTTAGCTTTTAGCAGAAAAAAGGATAATAATGAGGTATTAGTTATATTAAATCTATCTGATAGCATTCAATCATTTAAAATTGATAAACGTTTTACAGGCATTACTTATCAAAAAGCCAGTAACTCTGCAATGACCGTTACCTTTGACGATCAACAACAACCACTTGCATTCGACCCTTGGTCTTATATGATTTTAACTAAAAATAGCTTGAACACTAAATAA
- a CDS encoding MFS transporter yields MDNISIASKKPKLKFWEIWNMSFGFLGIQFGFALQNANVSRIFDTLGAEKESLPILWLAAPVTGLVVQPIIGYYSDRTWIPKWGRRRPFFAVGAILATIALFIMPNSPSLWIAAGMLWIMDGSINVSMEPFRAFVGDMLPNEQRSKGFAMQAFFIGIGAVIASVLPYVLTNWLGFSNEAPDGQIPDSVKWSFYIGGVAFFSAVMWTVFNTKEYPPDDIEKLKLENSERGIFTGLAESFIGIFKMPKTMVQLAFVQFFSWFALFAMWIYTTPAVTEHVYGTLDTKSALYNEGANWVGIMFGVYNGVAALAAFLLPQLAKYFGRKGTHMLALFCGAAGLISVFYVNNPDLLVISMIGVGIAWASILSLPYAMLSSALPSDKMGYYMGVFNFFIVIPQIVAAGILGFILKYFFNNDTIYALVIGGISMILAGLLSLWVRDKDEEKISKF; encoded by the coding sequence ATGGACAATATATCAATAGCCTCCAAGAAGCCAAAATTAAAGTTTTGGGAAATTTGGAACATGAGTTTTGGTTTTTTAGGTATTCAGTTTGGCTTTGCCTTACAAAATGCAAATGTCAGTAGAATATTTGATACCCTCGGGGCAGAAAAAGAAAGCTTACCCATTCTATGGTTAGCAGCACCGGTTACTGGTCTGGTAGTTCAGCCCATTATTGGTTATTATTCAGATAGAACATGGATTCCCAAATGGGGAAGACGAAGACCATTCTTTGCAGTTGGTGCAATATTAGCGACCATCGCTTTGTTCATTATGCCCAATTCACCTAGTTTATGGATAGCAGCTGGAATGTTATGGATAATGGATGGCTCAATCAATGTGAGCATGGAGCCCTTTAGAGCTTTTGTAGGTGACATGTTACCAAATGAACAGAGATCAAAAGGCTTTGCTATGCAAGCTTTTTTTATTGGTATTGGTGCAGTAATAGCTTCTGTTTTGCCTTACGTTCTTACCAATTGGTTAGGATTTAGTAATGAAGCTCCGGATGGCCAGATTCCTGATTCAGTAAAATGGTCATTTTATATCGGGGGAGTTGCCTTTTTCTCGGCTGTGATGTGGACCGTATTCAACACTAAAGAGTATCCACCAGATGATATAGAGAAACTTAAGCTTGAAAATAGTGAAAGAGGAATCTTTACAGGATTAGCCGAATCATTTATAGGGATATTCAAAATGCCCAAAACTATGGTGCAATTGGCATTTGTACAATTTTTCTCTTGGTTCGCTTTATTTGCTATGTGGATTTACACAACACCGGCAGTAACCGAGCATGTATACGGAACCTTAGATACTAAATCAGCACTTTATAATGAAGGAGCTAATTGGGTAGGGATTATGTTTGGAGTTTATAATGGGGTGGCAGCATTAGCAGCCTTTTTATTACCTCAATTAGCTAAATACTTTGGCAGAAAAGGAACTCACATGCTTGCTTTATTTTGTGGAGCTGCTGGTTTGATTTCAGTATTTTATGTAAATAACCCTGATTTGCTTGTAATCAGTATGATAGGAGTAGGCATTGCTTGGGCAAGTATTCTATCGTTACCCTATGCTATGCTGAGTAGTGCACTACCTTCTGATAAAATGGGCTACTACATGGGAGTATTCAATTTCTTTATTGTTATCCCTCAAATTGTGGCGGCAGGAATATTAGGATTTATATTAAAATATTTTTTTAATAACGATACTATTTATGCTTTGGTCATTGGTGGAATATCCATGATTCTAGCAGGGCTTTTAAGTTTATGGGTTAGGGATAAGGATGAAGAAAAAATAAGTAAATTTTAG